Proteins encoded together in one Marinithermus hydrothermalis DSM 14884 window:
- the cas1e gene encoding type I-E CRISPR-associated endonuclease Cas1e, with product MPPVPNTRNLKELPKFRDGLSYLYVEHAFIEQEAQGIAIYDQEGATLVPVAALGVLFLGPGTRITHAAIRALAGNGCTVAWIGEGFARFYAQGLGDTRSARRLYLQARAWADPKLHLEVVLRLYRKRFADPLPEGITLKQIRGFEGVRVRTAYARWSRETGVPWHGRSYDRRDWGNSDPVNRALSAGAAYLYGLAHAAIVSSGFSPALGFIHTGKLLSFVYDLADLYKTEVLIPTAFLTVAESEVEVERRVRRALRERIQEVRLLERMVEDLLDLFSGLGLPEEKDLVEGDPTYPGGLWDLEGEVEGGVAYGGDDSRESAEEP from the coding sequence ATGCCCCCGGTCCCGAACACCAGGAACCTGAAAGAACTCCCTAAATTCCGGGATGGACTCTCCTACCTGTACGTAGAGCACGCCTTCATCGAGCAGGAAGCCCAAGGCATTGCAATCTACGACCAGGAAGGAGCCACCCTGGTTCCCGTAGCCGCCCTTGGTGTGCTGTTCCTAGGTCCCGGAACCCGAATCACCCACGCCGCCATTCGAGCCCTAGCAGGCAACGGGTGCACCGTGGCCTGGATAGGGGAAGGATTTGCCCGCTTCTACGCTCAAGGCCTGGGGGATACCCGAAGCGCTCGGCGGCTCTACCTCCAGGCCCGAGCTTGGGCCGACCCCAAACTTCACCTGGAGGTCGTGCTCCGCCTGTACCGTAAGCGCTTCGCCGATCCCCTCCCCGAAGGGATTACTTTAAAGCAGATCCGGGGTTTCGAAGGCGTTCGAGTGCGGACCGCTTACGCACGCTGGAGCCGAGAAACTGGGGTTCCCTGGCATGGGCGAAGCTACGATCGACGAGACTGGGGGAACTCCGACCCCGTGAACCGCGCACTTTCCGCCGGAGCCGCGTACCTCTACGGCCTGGCCCACGCAGCCATCGTCTCTAGCGGTTTTAGCCCCGCTTTAGGCTTCATTCACACGGGAAAACTCCTTTCCTTCGTTTACGATCTAGCTGACCTCTACAAAACCGAGGTGCTCATCCCCACCGCTTTCCTCACCGTGGCCGAGTCCGAAGTGGAAGTAGAACGACGGGTACGGCGAGCACTCAGGGAACGCATCCAGGAGGTCCGTCTTTTAGAGCGGATGGTAGAGGACCTCCTGGACCTCTTTTCCGGCCTCGGCCTTCCCGAGGAGAAAGATCTGGTAGAGGGCGACCCCACCTACCCCGGAGGGCTCTGGGATCTAGAGGGCGAGGTAGAGGGGGGCGTAGCTTATGGTGGTGATGATTCTAGAGAAAGTGCCGAGGAGCCTTAG
- the cas2e gene encoding type I-E CRISPR-associated endoribonuclease Cas2e, whose product MVVMILEKVPRSLRGELTRWLVEVDTGVFVGRVSAMVRDLLWEKVVEKAGEGRCAMAYRTNNEQGFALKLHGYQDRSLRDFDGIVLVAVQNAKALRKARKLKRLQERMREDLDNTTLE is encoded by the coding sequence ATGGTGGTGATGATTCTAGAGAAAGTGCCGAGGAGCCTTAGGGGAGAGCTCACCCGTTGGCTTGTGGAGGTGGACACAGGTGTTTTCGTAGGACGGGTGAGTGCTATGGTGCGAGACCTCCTCTGGGAGAAGGTAGTGGAGAAAGCAGGGGAGGGTCGTTGCGCCATGGCGTACCGGACCAATAACGAGCAGGGATTCGCGCTTAAGTTGCACGGTTATCAAGACCGGTCCCTACGAGACTTTGATGGTATAGTGCTGGTGGCAGTGCAGAACGCGAAAGCTTTGCGCAAAGCAAGGAAGCTAAAGCGTCTTCAGGAGCGGATGCGCGAGGATCTTGACAACACGACCCTAGAGTAG